The genomic DNA TCAGACACAAACACGTAGCAGTGGTGGTGACACCGATGGTCATGACGTGAGCTCGTGACCTTAGATCCAGCCAAGTGCTAATATACgaagtactaaagtttagcattaaTTCACTAAATGGAGGATTAAAACTCTCAGCCCGAGAGCAGTTAAGAAAAGTACTGCAAAATGGTGCATGGAAAAATTAACCAAAAATATAGATGCATAGATGATGCAAGGATCTATGTTCATGCAAAATTTGGTGTTGAACAAAATTTTGTTcaaggagaaacaaaaaaaaaagagaaatcagcCTATGAATAGTGCGggttgcactgtttttctgAAACCCGAAATCCGCTACTGTTTAAAAACTGGtttcacttttttttgtttctcctaGCACAAGTATCCATTGCAACTCAAAATTTACATGATGGTAGATGCTTGTTTGTAGTATCCATCCAtacttttttttgcaatttttcatGTGCATCTAGTGGTGGTTTTTTTTTAATGGGAGTATAGGAGTACACGAACCCGTGGAGCACCATTACTGCTGCCCTCCCTAAAAAGTTGTAAAATCATTAGCTGGTAGAGGAGAACTAATGGATGCTTAAAAAACTAGCAGTTTAGAAAAAGATCAAAATACTCCAATTTTAATGAAAAGATCAAAATACTCCAATTTTAATGAAggagagaaaaaagataaaagtgACATTTTATATACTTTAGCTATCATATTTTCGAACTGATATGGACTAAAATTTAACAATTTAAATTTTCGCAAGCTGAACTCTGGTGCTAAATTTAGTTTTAGCGAGGACCTTATCCGATCATCAGCTGTTAACGAAAAGCTCCAAGCCGTCACGCTCGCATCCATCCCCATCCCCATTCTCCAACGGCCACCCATGGCCACCGCCACCCTCGCCGCTCCGCCTTTCCTCCCTTCCTCACCGCCGGCGCCAGCACGGAcgtggacgaggaggaggatgaagactAGGCCCTTCCTCCGCGCCGCGTGCGCCTACGCGCTCCAGGAGGGCCAGTCCCGCCGCTTCCACCGCCTGCCGTGCGGCCTCGACCTCGAGGTCATCGCCcagcccccgccggcgcccggaGAGCGCCCGCCGCTGGTGTTCGTGCACGGGAGCTTCCACGCGGCCTGGTGCTGGGCCGAGCACTGGCTTCCCTTCTTCTCGCGGGCCGGGTTCCCCTGCTACGCCCTCAGTCTCCGCGCGCAGGTACATAATCGCGCGCGATGTTTGTCGAAATGCTTCAGTAGGTAGTGTCATTGTCATTGGTGATTCAGGGCAATGCAATGACTACAAATTCCAGCCTGTAGATGGGTCTACATGTCTTGCATTTCATCTTAGATATATGATTCAGTACACTTCAACTGAACAGTTGGTTGTTGCATTGCCTGATTGCCAGTATCTGTTTGTAGAGCATTTGACATTAACAGCTTCCGTGACTTAGTTCGGGACTTTTGCAGGGTGAAAGTAGTGTTCCACAGGAGGCAGTAGCAGGCACACTCGAGGTAATTAGTCTAAGCAGAAGTGGAGTACATTCAAAGCAATCTCAATTGTTCTAGGTTACTTGATGCTGTTCAGTCGGTCCATTCTTACTGCTACTCGTCTTACTGTTAATGTGTGACAGATGTATGATGGGGTAACATTACATGCAATATATTAAGTactcaaattataggtcgttttggcttttctaggttcataggcTTATcatacaaacacctatgaacctagaaaagccaaaacgacctacaatttgaaacggagggagtatatgtctTTACCTATTGAACACGTTAAATGTTTTGTTTGAAGTAATACACTGAGAGATATCAAACATGTACCATGATCAAAGTTTCAAGTGCCGTCACATGAGGAATTAATATGTTTAAGCCAAAAATTTCACTATAATACTTTACTTCGTGCTGTAGAACTGGCCCATTTCATTGTCTTACTAGAGTTAGGCCAATATGTGATTGAATTGCAGTAGACGCATACTGGCGATATCGCTGATTTCATCCAGAAGGAGATCCCCTCACCACCTGTACTAATTGGACATTCATTTGGAGGTTTGATTGTGCAGCAATATATATCATGCTTGCAAGGTAGGCTCCTTCAAACTCACATTCATTTTTCTTGTTGCTATGGCAATTCTTTGGATGCTTCTCCATCTTAACTGATTTTGTATCATTCAGAGGCTTAAAAGTTTCAGCTACATAGACATGCTAAGGCTACATTTAAATTGTTTCTCCAAATGGATTTCTTGCATACTTACATTTGGAGTAAAAACAGAAAGCTATTTGGAGACACTTCAGCATACTTGGCAGATTTTATCGTGACATTATAAATCAGTTAAATAGGGAGACAAACAACTAGATTGATTTTCCAGAGGATCTCAAGCTTCTGTTTGCCTAGTTTCACCTTTTTACATACGAGTCTGAGTTGTTTTGTCTAAGTGGTCATTTGATATATTTCACCCATGCTAAGCTGAATAGGAATCATAGTTGTTGACAGGTACTCCAATTAGGTATGAGAATTTGTAACCCAGAGGTTATACAATATTACAATTATACAAATGTAACACATCTATGATTCTACACTAATTGCGCATCTGTCAATTCTCCCTACATAACAAGAGAGTTCAAACAGGATAAAATCAGATACTTCCTTGAGCATTTCTAGAAATCCTCTTTAGTCCTCTTACACATTACGTCAATATCCCAACATCATGACTTGTCTTGATATGTGTTTAAATGCTAGGCTAGGTGCCTATAAAACGTAACATATTAATTAAGTGCCCTGTTTCAAAATTAAAATTGCTCATTGATATAGTTAGGTTAGGTAGAAGTGTAGAATCTATTTTACTTCTTATCAACTGTTAAGTGTATCACTTAAATTCAGAATATTTGAAAACCAAAGTATAAATGATGATCCCTTAGTTTTATTTCAAAGAATATCCTATGTAACTTTCTTGATTCTAGGTTCAGAACTTCATCCAAAGCTTGCTGGTGCTGTCCTTGTATGTTCTGTGCCTCCCTCTGGAAACAGGTATTTCTCAAGTCATCAATTGCATATTTACAATCTTTATTTACTTATCAGAATGCAACTCATTTCTATCATTTATATACAGTGGGTTGGTATGGCGTTACCTTTTGACTAAACCAGTTGCTGCGGTCAAGGTAAATGGATCTGCATTATTACACTTTCTGTTGAGATTTATCACTATTCACTTGGATGTGTTGGAATCTGTTGAGCTAACCTAGTTTTGTAAATGTTTTGTCTAGTATCAACAAATTGTTCAAACATCTATGCTGTGTTTTAGACCTAAATACACCATCAATCTCCATTACAAAGAAGTGCTCATTTATTTACCAATCTAGAAGCAAGTCATATTCCTTGGATTTTCTCCATTCTATCTTGAGTTGTTATTTAACATTTAACTTTTCTGAATTATCCAACCCTATATTTGGTGATATTATTTCCTTATGCCTCACTATTTTGCCTGTCCATGTTGATAATTGTTTTGTTCATAGACAACAGATTGCTACTGACATCACTAAGGTCACTATAAACTGAACTGCGTACTTGATATGATGTTATGCACATGTACCATAATAGAAACCATCGTGTTTCTCTTATTATGTATTTTTGCAAGGTTTCTATTAATATCATTTTGTATCAACTTAGTTATGTAATTGGTGACCATCTGTAAATTTTCAATAATTTTCCTATCAGGTGACACTCAGCTTGGCTGCAAAAGCATATGCAAAGTCATTGCCCCTCTGTAAGGAAACATTTTTCTCCCCACAAATGGATGATGAACTTGTGTTAAGGTAATGAGATCTATGACAGTTCCTTTTGCGTTCAAATATAATCTTTTGAAAATGTTGTATGGTGACATCATGAACTTGGCACCCATGGTGCCTTAGAACTTTCTGTTTCTGAATCTATTAGCTAGTGATTTATTCAACAATGTCTCTGGTATAGCTGCTTCCTTGAGCCAATATCTCATAGGGATGAGCCAATTTTGTAACCTATAAGATATTTTTTGTTGGCATCAATTCATGCTTTTTCAGAGTAGCAGTCATAGTAGTAATGGTAATCGTAGTAGTAGTGTGGTGCTCACACTTTATTTTCTCTTCATT from Setaria italica strain Yugu1 chromosome VII, Setaria_italica_v2.0, whole genome shotgun sequence includes the following:
- the LOC101756967 gene encoding uncharacterized protein LOC101756967 isoform X1 — its product is MATATLAAPPFLPSSPPAPARTWTRRRMKTRPFLRAACAYALQEGQSRRFHRLPCGLDLEVIAQPPPAPGERPPLVFVHGSFHAAWCWAEHWLPFFSRAGFPCYALSLRAQGESSVPQEAVAGTLETHTGDIADFIQKEIPSPPVLIGHSFGGLIVQQYISCLQGSELHPKLAGAVLVCSVPPSGNSGLVWRYLLTKPVAAVKVTLSLAAKAYAKSLPLCKETFFSPQMDDELVLRYQALMKESSKLPLFDLRKLNAALPVPSVPDNTTEILVMGASNDFIVDSEGLSETSRFYGVQPVCVEGVAHDMMLDCSWEKGAEIILTWLEKLTP
- the LOC101756967 gene encoding uncharacterized protein LOC101756967 isoform X2 — encoded protein: MATATLAAPPFLPSSPPAPARTWTRRRMKTRPFLRAACAYALQEGQSRRFHRLPCGLDLEVIAQPPPAPGERPPLVFVHGSFHAAWCWAEHWLPFFSRAGFPCYALSLRAQGESSVPQEAVAGTLETHTGDIADFIQKEIPSPPVLIGHSFGGLIVQQYISCLQELHPKLAGAVLVCSVPPSGNSGLVWRYLLTKPVAAVKVTLSLAAKAYAKSLPLCKETFFSPQMDDELVLRYQALMKESSKLPLFDLRKLNAALPVPSVPDNTTEILVMGASNDFIVDSEGLSETSRFYGVQPVCVEGVAHDMMLDCSWEKGAEIILTWLEKLTP